In a genomic window of Meleagris gallopavo isolate NT-WF06-2002-E0010 breed Aviagen turkey brand Nicholas breeding stock chromosome 1, Turkey_5.1, whole genome shotgun sequence:
- the TMEM126A gene encoding transmembrane protein 126A isoform X1, whose amino-acid sequence MTGREFLELDSPQRRLYLERVKRVETIHKLLNELPKSDQNLCNHGSYFLAGNASLCGLTANNFFRKILNIRKAAIISALPMAVIPFISTVAVYDAFLHDPLFSGELDCQVCAVVRGGLIGAVVGAFYPIFMAIPVNGSLAAKYSSSPLPGKENLLRFWLSVSQPVFRKMRFGVLIQALTGVFLASKHHGVYVKVLEQMKPSRDPEEL is encoded by the exons ATGACAGGAAGAGAATTTCTTGAACTAGATTCTCCACAGCGAAGACTATATTTGGAAAGAGTGAAGCGGGTGGAAACCATACACAAGTTGTTGAATGAGCTTCCTAAATCAGATCA GAACCTTTGTAATCATGGATCATACTTCCTTGCAGGAAATGCAAGCTTATGTGGCTTAAcagcaaataatttcttcaggAAGATCCTAAATATCAGAAAGGCTGCCATAATATCTGCTTTGCCAATGGCTgttattccatttatttcaacAGTGGCAGTTTATGATGCTTTCCTGCATGACCCTCTATTTTCAG GTGAGCTGGACTGCCAAGTCTGTGCCGTGGTCAGAGGAGGATTAATAGGTGCTGTTGTGGGTGCTTTCTACCCTATCTTCATGGCTATCCCTGTGAACGGAAGCCTTGCAGCCAA GTACTCTTCGTCTCCCTTGCCAGGGAAAGAGAACTTACTGCGCTTCTGGCTCTCAgtttctcagcctgtctttagAAAGATGAGATTTGGTGTGCTTATACAGGCTCTGACTGGAGTTTTTCTTGCCAGTAAACATCATGGAGTATATGTCAAAGTACTGGAGCAGATGAAGCCCAGCAGGGATCCTGAAGAGTTATAA
- the TMEM126A gene encoding transmembrane protein 126A isoform X2, whose translation MTGREFLELDSPQRRLYLERVKRVETIHKLLNELPKSDQNLCNHGSYFLAGNASLCGLTANNFFRKILNIRKAAIISALPMAVIPFISTVAVYDAFLHDPLFSGELDCQVCAVVRGGLIGAVVGAFYPIFMAIPVNGSLAAKYVLSICSTLRLPCQGKRTYCASGSQFLSLSLER comes from the exons ATGACAGGAAGAGAATTTCTTGAACTAGATTCTCCACAGCGAAGACTATATTTGGAAAGAGTGAAGCGGGTGGAAACCATACACAAGTTGTTGAATGAGCTTCCTAAATCAGATCA GAACCTTTGTAATCATGGATCATACTTCCTTGCAGGAAATGCAAGCTTATGTGGCTTAAcagcaaataatttcttcaggAAGATCCTAAATATCAGAAAGGCTGCCATAATATCTGCTTTGCCAATGGCTgttattccatttatttcaacAGTGGCAGTTTATGATGCTTTCCTGCATGACCCTCTATTTTCAG GTGAGCTGGACTGCCAAGTCTGTGCCGTGGTCAGAGGAGGATTAATAGGTGCTGTTGTGGGTGCTTTCTACCCTATCTTCATGGCTATCCCTGTGAACGGAAGCCTTGCAGCCAAGTATGTCTTATCAATCTGCA GTACTCTTCGTCTCCCTTGCCAGGGAAAGAGAACTTACTGCGCTTCTGGCTCTCAgtttctcagcctgtctttagAAAGATGA